The genomic DNA GTCCTGGCGCTTTGCTCTATATAGTAATAggaatttcaagtttcatttctCGGCTAATAGttatttgaaaatcattttgcaaTAGTTGGTCAACCTCGCTGATTAAACCGGTTCATAACCAAAAATTATCAAGTCAGTGGTTGGGCAAGGTTAattcagggtgaccaaaatCGGAATAGGAACGAATTGATTGTTAACACAGGAACTAGGGAAACCGCAATATAATATGTGTTTCGTTTGCACAGGTTTTGGCATTGGTTGTAGGAACATAGGTTCGATTCGGGTTGGCTGCTTAATTGAAGAATTAAGGCTAAGGAGCGAGTGAATAATTGAGGatcaattttgactttttcaaagTATTGGACTTTGTCCACCAATCAATTTACTTGGGGAGGATTGATCAACGGCACAGTTGAGGTCACAGATGGATCTCATCAAGTCGATGAGACACTGGGAGGACTCGTCAGGGTCAGAACATCATAAAAAGTACGCCAATAATTGGGATAGTATACAAAGAACAACAATTTCTCAACAACGAAATCACAATTTACTAAGATTGAGCTGCACGGAGGCGGGTTTCCGTAACCGGATCTGGCCAGGTCGGATTATGCTGGATTACTTTCAGACCATGATTTGGTGGGGATATGCCTTCTGTGTATGTAATTTGCTTTCACATGGTTATTAGTTCACCCCAACGTTCTGGGCGGGCTTTGAAGATGGATTTGGTGCAGTTCCGTGGACGAGAGGTCCTCCTCCCCTCACCCCGGTAGATGCGGCCAATGAGGCTAGCTTTGATATGTGGTTCGTCATGTCGGGGGGAGGGTCTGACGATGACAAGACAGGCTGAGGGGGTAGATGCAAGTGGAATCCGGATGGATCATTCGAGTCGCTCTCACAATTGGGCAAGGTGCTTTGAGGAGTTGAGGGCGTGTCGAGAGCGGACGCTGACATATAATGGTGTTGGTTGTGATACGGGTTGAACCCTGGAGGTGGGACTGAGCCTGGGATCGAATCCAAGGAGGACTGGGGCGTGGGAATGCCCGAGGAATAATTATGAGGCGAAGTCACCGGCGGGGTCAAAGACGTGGCAGGAATGTACTCGGGTGTGGAATTGTTGAACTTCAAGTGTTGCTTGATACTGCAGATATCATCCTCGTCCCATTCGAGACCCAGACTCCCGTGAGTTTGTTTGACGTGGGCCAGCATGGACGACTTAAACGCGAACTTCTTGCCACATTGGGAGCAAGGGTAGGGTTTTTCCTTGGTATGCGTTTTGACGTGAGCATCCAAATTGCCTTTCTGAGTGAACCGCTTATCACAGAATGAGCACAGATAGGGCTTCTCCCCTGTGTGGAGTCGGATGTGGGTGATGAGATTACATTTCTGAGAGAACCGTTTCTCGCAGACTTCACAAGAGTATGGTCGATGTGATTTGAGATGCTCTTCCAATCCCGTCTTGTCATCGAACTGGACCTCACACAAATTGCAGTAAAGCTCCGGGTTAACCCCGGGTGGACATGCTTTCTCCTCTCCACCTCCCTTGTCAGGTGGACGGTCATTGGCTAAAAAATGACTCGACGTGGGTGATGAATTCGAAGGTATCGTGTCCCCGGAGGAGGACATGGCGGGAGGTGGCCGGCCGATGCCTGGCGAGTACAGCCCAGGTGGATATTGCCCTTGTTGATTGGGACTGGAGCTCCCGCCACCTATGCTTCCAGGATGACTTTGAGGTGGAGTCATGTCAAAGGAACCTTGAAGAGTGGGATCATGCCCCGGATTAAAAGGTGGGCCTCCCATTTCGCCCATGTGAGGAGGAGGGTATCCCATGAATCTTTGGTTATAAGAAGTATGTGGAGGACCCCCACCGCCAACCAGCATTCCTCCATAAGGACCCCCCGGTCCTTGAGGTAGTTGGTGCTGTGATTGCATGCGAGATGGGTCATCGAACGTTTGGGACATCAAAGGGCCAGGGATCAAGAGCGAAGGTGACGATTGAGGGGGAGACTGTGGATGGAGGGAAGGGGCAGATACTTCAGCTGGAGGCATTCTTGGCGAGGCCAGATCCGGAGGGATGCCACTCATTCCAGCGCCTGGTTGAGGAGCATTGTTCTTCTCACACTTGCGCAAATGTACTTGAAGAACATTTGGTAGCATAAACCCCTTACCGCAATTGTGGCAAGAATATGGCCGCTCACCATTGTGCGATCGCCTATGCACTCGCACGTACCAAGCAGTGGAAAATcgcttttggcaaatttcacAAGTGTACTTCTTTTTGTTGGCATTGGTGCTACTTTTGGAAGCTTTCGGCTCTGGTCCTCCTTCCAGAGGCGAAACTACAGGATTGTTTGGATCCAATAAACTCGAAACCACCGAGGGGGAAATGCCTCCCCTGGGTCGTCCTGGTCCAGGTCGCTTCCGACTTTTGGGAATGGGAGAACCAGGTCTCAGATCCATGCTCCCCATGTCTGGACTACCAGGAAAAGCGGAACCAGGGATATATGGGCCGCTTAGGTCAGAGACTCCAGAACCTGGGGACCCGGGAGTACCCAAACGTGCCCTCGTCATTCCACCCCGGCGGTTGTCTGGGCGGGCTCGCATGCCCCTCATAGCCCATGGGCCTGGCAATGGTCCACCGCCACCCGGCATGCGAAATCCGCCAGTATTTCCAGGACTAATTTCCGACGGGGATGGTGTCCGAGGCAATCCTGGTCCATTATTTGCCCaccaatttgaatgaggagggATGCCACTCCCATCTATTCCTACATTGCTCAGGCCTTGAGGATATCCAATTCCATCTGAATGCCCGCCACCTCCATTTCCACTTGATCCCACGCCTCCAGCTTGCTGTGGGTATGGATGTTGGTAGTTGTAGTCCCACATTTGTTGCCCGGGATAACTCATGTACATCGAGAAGGGTGTCTGCATCGGACCGTCTGCAAGAAGTGAATAAAAAGAACGTTGAAAAAGCTGCTCGCTTCTCGCATCATCTCAGCGTACACTGTGTCGAAATCTTGATGACGAACCCCAAATGAGTGATCGCCTCTTGAATGATAAACATATGACAGCCTTTCAAAGACTATATAAAGGCTCTTTTGaatggaaaagggaaaaaagcctcgttccctgattttcctttacGAGCCAGGAAGTTCTTCTATTTCATTACCAATCCAGCCTGGTAGCTGAACGCTCGTCAGAAGGATATcaatcaataaatcaaattttgagagctaatATTCCGGCTTCCACAAAAGACGGTCTTTTGAATGCATTAATCCGCACTCAACTCACTAACTCTAGTTCCCTGCCAAAAATCAAAGGTGTGGGCTACCTAACTTGCTTTGAGCCACTCTTCCGTGTTgtgttctttctttctttctcttgctcCTGTTCCTCGTTTCCTCATCATTGGCTTTTCGAAACTCATTGTACTGGTCGTTGTGCGTGGCCGTCAATATACAATTTGCTTGCGAGGTCTAGGGAATCCGGACCCAAATACTCTCTTGTACCTACCTATAAACCCCGAGCAGTTCTCGTCGCCACAATTACAGTAAGCCCGATAAGCGACTCCACCCCCCCAAAAGCCTCCCACACCCATGGATCCGATCGGACCTGGCTGTGGTGGGGCTTCATTAGATCCACCACTCATGTTCACAGATTAAATATTCACCACAACATTAGTGTCTTTCTCTTAAATTAAACACCGGTGTTGAGCTAAAATTGATCCCTTGAGTGTCTTGAACCAACCGTCAGATCACGGTAATGATTGGTTTTCTTCGACCAGGAGGCAATCACAAGTCCGAATACATTGAGGCTCAAGACCCTCAATTAGGGATATGACTATGACTCTTGTTTTTTAGATCACAACTTTAGAGAATTGAAGGAGCAAGACCAAATTCTTGCCCTTCCTCCCTTGAGCGTGTTCCAAACTCGACTGGAACATCCACCACCACCGACACCACCAACGATGACATGAGAATATCGCGAAGAATGATCTCTCGTCACTTTTACTCCTCCCGTCTATTTCGGTTTGTGTGATTGTgccatttgaaatgcatgagaACATAAACCAAGAGAGAGCTCGAAATCAGCGCACGGGAACAACTGTGTTCCGACTGTTCCTAAGTTCGTGCGCGCCAACAACACGAGAGTTATTAGCCTTCCCTCGACAAACAGGGACTTGCCGAGCGAAAGTCCGTTTCGTTCCGAAGACTACACAACTACTAGAGGGAGGGGGAGACGGGGGGGGGGTGTTGAAGGGTGACATATgataatgaaaacaaaaagggCCCCGAGAGGCACTGAAACGTAACTTAAAGAGTAGAGTATTTGTGAGAAGATGTGCTTTGTCTGCCTGTATTCAATTGAAGATTCAatctcttttcaattgaaaaatcaactGAGTTCATTCAAGTTGTAGGCAAAATTTTGAGTGCTGCCAAAGAGCCTCATGGAAATAAACTAATGAACAGAAGCCAAGTACGCCCCTTTTTGGTGGGAAACAGGCACGTTCTTCAAGGGGCAAAGGGGAGGGAATCTCCGCgggaaaacttttttgctaCAGAACTCCCCCGAGAAAATGAAAACCGAGAAGGAGGAACGGGAGGATGAGATGGTGTTGGTCGAGGTGGTAAGgcatcaatcaaaatcaaataaaatatttgctaCGACCTCTCCTAATGAATGCATTATGACTTTTTAATGTTCATTGGCGCAAAATTGCGATCTTTTTTCTGGCTTTTTTACCCACCTGACATGTTCTGCTGTGGTTGATGTCCCATATTGTAATTTTCAAACATGGCACCCGCACCGTTATTACCCATGACTTGATGGTTTTGGCCAATGTAGGAAGAAGAGACGGAGGAGGGGGTGTTGCTATCGCCTTCTTGATCACCCATGGGATGAGAATGGGGATGTTGGTGgatctgttgttgttgttgttgatgatgatgatgatgaaggggaggaggaggacccTGTGGAGGATGGTGGGGGTTGGTGGGTAAACCAGACCCAGGTGGGCCCGTGGGTGGCCCTGCGTTCAAAACATCTCCGAATGAGTTTGACCCACTTTGGGAGTTTTCATTGAACTTAAGCTCAGGGATATCCGGCAACTCTGAGATGGCCTCTAAATTGTCCATGAACGAGTGGTGATCGTTGTTACCATCTGATGTGGAAGGATGACgggttttgttgaaattgtttttgcctCCTTCAAAAGGAGATGAGTTGGAAGCACTTAGAGTAGGAGAGGGCTCACTTGGTTGTGGATTTTCACTCTGAATTGTCCTGGAGCCACCCATACCACTGGCGGTACCGTATCTCTCTGAGAGTTTGGTTCGTCCGGTATCACTAGGGTTGACATTACCAACCACGGAATGCGGGGAAGATGCATGAGAAGACGAAATACTATCACCAGGCTTTAagtcttgttgttgttgatccTCTTGTGTCTCGAGGGTTGAATGTTCACCAGGTTCACTTTTCACAGGATGAGATATCGACGTTGGGATGTTATTACGAGAGGAAGAGGGGGTAATGGGTCGAGAGTCTCGGCCGCTATTGTCACCACTAGTCGTCATTGTTCGTTGTGGTCCATTATCAAACTCCGGCGTCATCTCCTCCTTCTTGGGCACCCTTGGGGAGCCCAAGCTATGAGGAGACGACCCAGGACCCATGGGGGCTCTCAGCTCAGATCCGGCTGGCTTGGGAGTGTGAGGCGTTCCTCCAGGAGAAAATACACCATGGATGGTCCCATCAGAGAAGCCATTATTGTAGTTGCCAGGAAAGCCTCTGGGGGAGAAGGAATCAGGTTGAAATTTGTTATTGAGATCACTTGGGCCTCCGCCCATGCCCGTTGGGCGCCCCATGATTTGAGGTGAGGTTTGGGGAGGTCTCATGAGCCCGTCACCGCATATGGGGCCTTCACCGCCGTCGTGCGAGCCGTGAATGCCTGGTCCAAATGGGACATgagaagaaaaggaacttGAACCGTGATGCATATGACGTTGATTCGGGGACGAGTAATATCCAGTGGTGGTGGAGCACATCCCACTGGGTCCAGCATTGCTGTAATAGGGGCTCGTTGGATACCCCTGCGAGTGTTCTTGGCCTCCAGATCCATTGGGTGAAAAAGGAGAGTTTTGATTACCATAGGTGAGAGGGGTACCCGGTGAGGCGACTCCACTTGGTCCCCCGTTGGGCCCACTTGGTCCACTGCCACCACCACCGGGGGCACCCCCACCACCCTGAAAAGGGTTATTACCCATTCCTGGAGTGTAAGGTAATGCGGCCATGTGGGGATATTGGAATTGACTGCCGCCGTCAATTCCCCCATTTCCCCCATAGAACCCTTGGCCACCCTGTTGAGGGTGAAGCCCGGATGGAGAACCATAATTCATGTTGTGGTTTATCCCTGTTGGGTTATCAAGGGAATGAATGAGGTTATCGGTGGAAGTCGAAATCGCGAATTCCATCCAACCATCACTTCGAATGGGTTCCTCAGCTTCTCAGCAACACACCTGCAATATCAGAACGAAAAGGTGTGCTATTAAAACACTATCTTATGACCAGATCGGCACATAGTGGACTGAGGAAACAAGTATTTTTTGGATTACTGATTCACTTGGTGTTGTGAGAAGTGTATTTCGAAGAATGCCTTGTTTGGGTAGAAAATTGGAATCCCGCCCCAAGACAGAACATTGTTTTACTCCAGGATATTGTATTAATGTTGAGATCTCATCGAAAATGAAGCTTACAAATGAGTTACTTGAATGGCTGATCACATGTCTTTCGTCGATCAATGtgtttttggcaatttcaCCTTGATTATTATGTCCAAGACCGCCCAATTGTCTCATGTTTTGCACATTTCATTAACTTTCTCAGTCTTGGCGTTGGTTAAGGAATCGAAGAAAATAAGAACTCGGAATACACCCTTGGACTACAAATTTTAGTTAATTGCCAAAGTACAACAGTGAGGCAACCCAAACAATCCACAGTATTATTAGGATGATAGATTGGAAACTTTCTTTAAATCCTAACAATACCGAGCTTAGACAAAAGAACGCGGGAAACCCACGAAAGCCAGAAAGTCTGCTTTGGAAAGACGATCTGATCTGTTAGCCAGTTTTGGGGAAGTAGGAAAAGGCTCAAGAACAAATTGGAATGAGCTCTGACTACGATGTACGAATGGTTAAAGGTCAAAACGAAGGCAAAATATATGAACGGACGGTCCAGCGAATTTTCTAAATCTAATTGAAAAGGAAGGAGCACAAAATCAATAGCATGCGTCCAACATGATCCTTCATCGTGTCTTTGGTGTGGATCCATGCCAGTTGTTTGCCAATAGATTTTTCCGCTTTGTGCGTCCTGCCACGTATTGTTCATGAATGTAAATGTCTTGCAGTGCTTTGCTCAGCGATGCTATAATATAGAAGGTGTTCTGAGAACAATGATATGTATTCCATTTATACAGCCTATCGTATAGTGTACAACAATAGAGCCAACAGTATCAGAGCACCACATCACTATTGCATCTCCTCGGAGACGATTAACAGGAGAGAGTCGTTTCGTCGTTTTATAGTCCTTGATCCTAAAACTGATAAGATTCTCCGCTCCGTCAACCGAATCATATCATTGTGGTGTCTCTTTGACTCTTGAATAGCAATGAGAGCAAGGATGATCCTGAATGACGATCTTGTGCGGACACATGTGAACCGCCTTGTGTTCTGTTCTTTCATTAttatagaagaaaaaaattatttATCCATCGCGTGAAGAATTCCTGACGATCGGATCTCAAACTTAGCTCTCCGTTTTCGACGAACAGTAACCTCGTCGAAGGATGTTGTTCAGTAGTATATGCACATAAACAGGATGCTGTTACCAAATCTGCGACGAAAAGGGTTGTtatttccttgaaaataatcATCAGTTACGTGGTTTCCAATCAAATCCAATTATGGCATATGTCGGCTCGTAATTACGGGTCCAAAAAGAGCTGTGATGAGCAGAATTCCAAGTTAAGTGGTTTGTTTGCAGCAGAAATTCTCTCTCTTGGGGTTTTTGGATACGAGATTCCTGAGACGTCGAATAAACTGTACGTGAGTTCAATGTAacaaagaatcattttatataataataatcattttGCTATGATGCTTAGGATTCAATATTGATTTAGTACTGTGAGTTTGCATACGTCACTTATTTGATACCGTGGAAAGATGGAACAACCATCCTGGAAGTATGTTACATGAGACCTTGTTCCTTTTGAGGTCCAAGGTCCATGACCAAAGTATAACACTTGGACGCTCAAGGATCGAAATGCTTTCAACCACGTGTGGTCAGAGAGTTGTTTGGTTGCGAGCTTCATGTCACGAGATCGCAACTTTCGTGACTTGATAATCAGAGAGAACTTACTGGTTATGGAATTAGAGGCTTCTTGGGTTGTAAGCCATGACATCGGCCAGTTGCATCACTCCCGTCCACTGACGCCATGTTAATCCGTCCAGAGAGGATGAGCCGTTGTGTCCAAAATACGGCAAAACGCATTATGTCATGTATTGTGTAGTACGATAGACTCCAATGCAATTAACATGCGTTACTCTTATTCATTATGAGGTGGGACATTTTTGGTCCTCTCTCGCATTGAAAACGAGCACTGAAGCGGCTCCTGGGCTGATAAACACTTCGCTTGAAAAGCGCTTCTGGCTTGTGCTCCGTCTTCACCTTCTTGCTGCACgctcttcgtcttctttgtCAGGCTTTGATCCTCACTGATTACAAGCTCATTAAGCCAATGTGCAAAACTCTTTTCTCAAGGGTCTATCTGATGACtgacaataacaaaaaatcctTCCCACCTAGCTCACTTCGACTATTCGGTCGGCagtgctttttttcatcttcgCCTGTTTTCTATGCTCCTCGTCGCTCATTGAGAACAAGATTAGGGCCGAGACCCAAAAACCGCCCAACAACCCAACAACCTCAACATCATgatcagcatcagcatcagACTCTCCTGCCCATGTTCCTACGTAGCTCCCGGGGGAGGATCAAGCTGTTCCATCCATCTACATCTATCTGTCTATCTATCcatgtaggtaggtaggtaggtaggtaggtaggtagggaGATATCCCAGTGGCCAGCCAGGTGAGTCGTTGAGTCGTTCACTTTTGGGCTGACTCGTTGGGATCGAGTGTGTTCTATCGCACTACCTATACGCACCTCGATCGTCAATGGAAAACGGTAAGTTGGAACAGAGGTGAAAAAGAGATGAGGGCGATTTCCACTCACAAGTGTTGCCATCGTGGCGGTTTTTATACAATTGTAGTACAGCAATCATTGTTCTACTTATCACAGCTGCGTCAGTGTTGTGTGGTCTAGCGTAATAACTCCAAAGCTCACGTTCAACCCCGGTGGgactttttttgtaaatcaatACCGAATCCTACCGTTCCCGATTGGCAACCCTTTACCAGACCTGCCGCAAGGTCTATCTGATCTTGGGGGGGATCCATGATAAAGAGAGAGGGTCTTGAATTCACCGCCCATGTCTGACATCTCAAGAATCGTCAGCTCTGCTACGACACTCGCATGAGCGAAATCGGCTACTGTAGTTCTGATGGACAAGTTTTCATCTTTGGGTCCTTATCATACAACATTGCTTACGTCTGGAAACAGAATTTCAACCGTCTAATTCAAACGGCAGTATATGAGAAATAGCCTTAAAACAGTACGATCGCCTGGGTTGCCGTGGGCTTGGACGAAAATCGTCAGTGTGGATTGAAAAGAGGGGGAAAAATCTCGGAGCGACCAGATCAACTAAACGCCAtctcacacacacgcacacacacacacacacacatgtgTGTATATACATACACCTATATGTGCATGGATGTCCCGTCCATTTAGGCCACAAATACTGTTTGGCCATAGTGCCTGGTAATCATATTCACCGACAAAGAAAATATCCGTCCAAGGGAGAAACCCTCTTGTTCAGCTCACTCAATGCTTACTCGAATTGATGGAGAAGGTGCATCTCTGTACGATGTTCCTTGGGAGGATCGCGTGGATTGACGGTAGGCAGTGATGTACGTGCATTCGTATAGTTTATGAACTATCTCGGCGACGATTCGATGAGGAATTTTTATGTGCCAGCTTCTCGGTGCGATCCCGGTTCTTCAAAGTCCAGACTCTATGGGCTCATTATCCAAATGATGGCCATTGATTTCGAGCGGAAATCAATCATGATTCTGTGTACTCCACGTCGATAGAACGCCCAAGAAACTCTTGTCAGCTTTTGTTCAGGACAGTAGGCATTTCGAGAAAAAAGGTCGTGCAGAATAATCGTAGATGGATCCCGGACGAACTCGgtcaacaaaacaaaagcatgttattgttgtttgtttgtgtaTATACGATCAATGACCATCCAAATTACAAGCTTACGAAAGCAAGCTAGACTTGCGCGAACAAGTTCAGGAGATGCTAGCGATTTCAGCGAGCATGAATGGGTTATCTAGTAATCTCCATGCAACATTaccttctctctctcattcatACAGAATGTTTGTCCGGctgtatgtatgcatgtacaTATGTGTAGAAGGacggagggagggggggggaggaaaCTGCAGGTCCATGTGTTATGTAGTCCTCACAAGACGACTGAGCGACGGCTCGCGATGGAATTGGGAGAATTTCACGACTGCTTAAGTAAACCCTTAGATCTTTGTCCCGACACTTTTGCCGATGAGAGCAATTTCCatccctctctttcttctcctcccgTTTGGAACAGAAATTTGCCATGGATCATGGATTACTCGGATGGTAAGGTGAACTTGAGTAAGCTTGCTCGGAAAGAGATCCGGACCATCGCTCACCATTCACTCACTACTCACTAGACGGTTGTCAAAgtcaaccaatcaaccaaggATTGTCGGTAGTGCAATTTCCACACTTCTTTACAAATAGCACCCGGAGATGGCTTTCCAATTTATCGCAAAAGTGCTGAATTATATCCCAGGGGAGAATTGCCCGGCAATCTCCAAAATCTATGACGACTTCTTAGGACCTGTTCTATTCTCTCGATCAATGGCGAGGGCCGAGTACTCAGTGTGTGCTTGCTGAGCGCATAAGTGCTGTACAGTAGTAGATAATGTACGCAGGACACACCTGGCTGGAGCTAATCAAAAAGTGAAGTGTTCATGAGACAAGACAAATCCAACAAGTTCATGGACAGGATTATAACGCACTTATCCATCCAGGCTTGCTTGAATGCAATCTAAAACATGGATCACGACGGGTCTTCCGTGACCCGAGTGATCCACAAATATGGGGCTGTACTATTTGTAATAATGCTAAGAATGGG from Tigriopus californicus strain San Diego chromosome 1, Tcal_SD_v2.1, whole genome shotgun sequence includes the following:
- the LOC131880125 gene encoding collagen alpha-1(III) chain-like — translated: MEFAISTSTDNLIHSLDNPTGINHNMNYGSPSGLHPQQGGQGFYGGNGGIDGGSQFQYPHMAALPYTPGMGNNPFQGGGGAPGGGGSGPSGPNGGPSGVASPGTPLTYGNQNSPFSPNGSGGQEHSQGYPTSPYYSNAGPSGMCSTTTGYYSSPNQRHMHHGSSSFSSHVPFGPGIHGSHDGGEGPICGDGLMRPPQTSPQIMGRPTGMGGGPSDLNNKFQPDSFSPRGFPGNYNNGFSDGTIHGVFSPGGTPHTPKPAGSELRAPMGPGSSPHSLGSPRVPKKEEMTPEFDNGPQRTMTTSGDNSGRDSRPITPSSSRNNIPTSISHPVKSEPGEHSTLETQEDQQQQDLKPGDSISSSHASSPHSVVGNVNPSDTGRTKLSERYGTASGMGGSRTIQSENPQPSEPSPTLSASNSSPFEGGKNNFNKTRHPSTSDGNNDHHSFMDNLEAISELPDIPELKFNENSQSGSNSFGDVLNAGPPTGPPGSGLPTNPHHPPQGPPPPLHHHHHQQQQQQIHQHPHSHPMGDQEGDSNTPSSVSSSYIGQNHQVMGNNGAGAMFENYNMGHQPQQNMSDGPMQTPFSMYMSYPGQQMWDYNYQHPYPQQAGGVGSSGNGGGGHSDGIGYPQGLSNVGIDGSGIPPHSNWWANNGPGLPRTPSPSEISPGNTGGFRMPGGGGPLPGPWAMRGMRARPDNRRGGMTRARLGTPGSPGSGVSDLSGPYIPGSAFPGSPDMGSMDLRPGSPIPKSRKRPGPGRPRGGISPSVVSSLLDPNNPVVSPLEGGPEPKASKSSTNANKKKYTCEICQKRFSTAWYVRVHRRSHNGERPYSCHNCGKGFMLPNVLQVHLRKCEKNNAPQPGAGMSGIPPDLASPRMPPAEVSAPSLHPQSPPQSSPSLLIPGPLMSQTFDDPSRMQSQHQLPQGPGGPYGGMLVGGGGPPHTSYNQRFMGYPPPHMGEMGGPPFNPGHDPTLQGSFDMTPPQSHPGSIGGGSSSPNQQGQYPPGLYSPGIGRPPPAMSSSGDTIPSNSSPTSSHFLANDRPPDKGGGEEKACPPGVNPELYCNLCEVQFDDKTGLEEHLKSHRPYSCEVCEKRFSQKCNLITHIRLHTGEKPYLCSFCDKRFTQKGNLDAHVKTHTKEKPYPCSQCGKKFAFKSSMLAHVKQTHGSLGLEWDEDDICSIKQHLKFNNSTPEYIPATSLTPPVTSPHNYSSGIPTPQSSLDSIPGSVPPPGFNPYHNQHHYMSASALDTPSTPQSTLPNCESDSNDPSGFHLHLPPQPVLSSSDPPPDMTNHISKLASLAASTGVRGGGPLVHGTAPNPSSKPAQNVGVN